In Bacteroidota bacterium, the following proteins share a genomic window:
- a CDS encoding glycosyltransferase yields MKSSKKVLVAPLDWGLGHAARCIPIIRELQQRGCEVVLASNGRSQYLLENEFPELKVLKLPAYNPHYPVQGSMVWKMLMQLPKFFWTIFREGRSIRKIIKDHSIELIISDNRYGCRNNKVTSVFITHQMNLLIPEKFNGVASLANKIHQSQIKKFNACWIPSPELSMIPRLTNKVDGMDARYIGFLSRFQQKELPKKYKLCVICSGPEPQREIFEKMMENELKESGYASIIIRGKTEAMNPFYRKDNQCTIVNHFKSDEINQVIEESDLIIARSGYTTVMDLMRLGSKAVFIPTPGQTEQEYIAEELFKRGIAYYMKQSEFDLERAIKESEKFTGFVNFEHEDGLLQKALDSVL; encoded by the coding sequence TTGAAATCAAGTAAGAAAGTATTAGTAGCACCGTTGGATTGGGGTTTAGGCCATGCGGCAAGATGTATCCCAATTATACGTGAATTGCAGCAAAGAGGTTGTGAGGTTGTCCTGGCATCTAATGGCAGATCACAATATCTTCTTGAAAACGAATTTCCTGAGCTAAAAGTTTTAAAGCTACCGGCCTATAATCCACACTATCCGGTTCAGGGCTCTATGGTTTGGAAGATGCTCATGCAATTGCCTAAATTCTTTTGGACTATTTTTAGAGAAGGAAGAAGTATCCGGAAAATAATCAAAGACCATTCGATTGAATTGATTATTTCCGATAATCGGTATGGGTGCAGAAACAATAAGGTAACTTCGGTCTTTATCACTCATCAGATGAATCTTCTTATCCCTGAAAAATTCAATGGGGTGGCTTCGCTGGCAAATAAGATTCATCAATCACAGATCAAGAAATTTAATGCCTGTTGGATTCCCTCCCCGGAGTTATCAATGATCCCGCGCCTGACAAATAAAGTGGATGGTATGGATGCGCGCTATATAGGTTTCTTATCCAGGTTTCAGCAAAAAGAATTACCGAAAAAATACAAACTCTGTGTGATTTGTTCTGGTCCCGAGCCGCAACGGGAAATCTTTGAAAAGATGATGGAGAACGAACTGAAAGAGTCAGGATATGCTTCTATCATTATCCGTGGGAAGACCGAAGCAATGAACCCGTTCTATAGAAAAGATAATCAGTGTACGATTGTCAATCATTTCAAATCGGATGAAATAAACCAGGTTATAGAAGAGAGTGATTTAATTATTGCTCGTTCAGGTTATACCACCGTGATGGATTTGATGAGGTTGGGTAGCAAAGCTGTTTTCATCCCCACTCCGGGACAAACAGAACAGGAGTATATTGCCGAGGAGTTATTTAAGCGTGGAATTGCTTATTATATGAAGCAATCAGAGTTTGACTTGGAGCGTGCGATAAAAGAATCGGAAAAGTTCACGGGTTTTGTGAACTTTGAGCACGAAGATGGGCTTTTGCAAAAAGCACTTGATTCAGTTTTGTGA
- a CDS encoding fibronectin type III domain-containing protein, with translation MNRPSPIFILTLYTAKIGLRNIKAMEFVERWRECIKAMTGNPNFLFPSPSLLAQTNMCKLLEKAIQAAESGDHKKIAYRNGVLEDAKDMFRLMVFYVNKEAKGNREIIRSAGLEEKKFKGPSALPGQVKGLKAEYAGIAKIKLLWKGLRKKQMYYHIEYTTDPVKGVWKQTKNGTKDDSYVVHELEPGIEYFFRVRASNSVGAGDYSEVANFRCG, from the coding sequence ATGAATAGGCCATCACCCATTTTCATCCTGACCCTTTACACCGCCAAAATCGGGTTGCGCAATATCAAGGCGATGGAATTTGTGGAGCGCTGGCGCGAATGCATCAAAGCGATGACCGGTAACCCCAATTTTCTTTTTCCATCTCCATCGCTGCTGGCACAGACCAACATGTGCAAGCTCCTGGAGAAAGCCATACAGGCGGCGGAAAGCGGCGACCATAAAAAAATTGCTTATCGCAACGGCGTATTAGAAGACGCCAAAGATATGTTCCGCCTGATGGTGTTCTATGTCAATAAAGAAGCAAAAGGCAATCGTGAAATCATCCGCAGCGCCGGTCTGGAAGAAAAGAAATTCAAGGGTCCATCCGCCCTGCCCGGACAGGTGAAAGGCCTGAAGGCAGAATATGCCGGTATTGCCAAGATCAAACTACTATGGAAAGGCTTGCGCAAAAAACAGATGTACTACCATATCGAATATACCACCGACCCGGTAAAAGGCGTTTGGAAACAAACTAAAAACGGAACGAAAGACGATAGCTACGTTGTTCACGAACTTGAACCGGGCATAGAATATTTCTTCCGTGTGCGCGCCTCCAACTCAGTGGGTGCCGGTGATTATAGCGAGGTGGCGAATTTTAGGTGTGGGTGA
- a CDS encoding FeoA domain-containing protein — protein MKTLNELSPGERAFIVDMRNSQLCQKLFSAGIFPGSVVEVQKNDLRADSIVVTINNQTFILLKKAAESILTNSVTFELSMN, from the coding sequence ATGAAGACACTAAATGAATTATCACCCGGCGAGCGCGCCTTTATAGTAGATATGCGTAACTCGCAACTTTGTCAGAAACTTTTCTCAGCAGGTATATTTCCGGGCTCTGTGGTGGAGGTTCAAAAAAACGATTTGCGGGCCGACTCCATTGTTGTAACTATCAATAACCAGACCTTTATTTTATTGAAAAAAGCAGCAGAATCAATTCTCACCAACTCTGTAACTTTTGAATTGAGTATGAACTGA